Proteins encoded within one genomic window of Brenneria nigrifluens DSM 30175 = ATCC 13028:
- the hflC gene encoding protease modulator HflC, with protein MRKPLLFILILVLVVVYASLFVVQEGQRGIVMRFGKVLRDDENKPLIYAPGLQFKIPFIDSVKMLDARIQTMENQADRFITKEQKDLIIDSYIKWRISDFSRYYLATGGGDVSQAEVLLKRKFSDRLRSEIGRLDLKGIVTDSRGQLMTDVRDALNTGTGETTEADNAIASAAARVAEETTGAQPHVNPNSMAALGIEVIDVRIKQINLPTEVSDAIYQRMRAEREAVARRHRSQGQEEAEKLKATADYEVTRTLAEAERQGRISRGEGDAEAAKLFAQAFSEDPDFYSFIRSLRAYESSFSSNQDVMVLSPDSDFFRYMKSPETTLRN; from the coding sequence ATGCGTAAGCCCTTACTATTTATCCTGATCCTGGTACTGGTGGTAGTCTATGCGTCACTGTTTGTGGTGCAGGAAGGCCAGCGCGGCATCGTGATGCGTTTTGGCAAAGTGTTGCGCGATGATGAAAACAAACCGCTGATCTATGCCCCGGGATTACAGTTCAAGATCCCGTTCATTGATTCGGTGAAAATGCTGGATGCCCGTATTCAGACCATGGAAAATCAGGCCGACCGCTTTATTACCAAAGAGCAGAAAGACCTGATTATCGATTCCTATATCAAATGGCGCATCAGCGATTTCAGCCGTTACTATCTGGCGACCGGCGGCGGCGATGTTTCTCAGGCGGAAGTGCTGTTGAAACGTAAATTCAGCGACCGTCTGCGTTCCGAGATCGGCCGTCTGGATTTAAAAGGCATCGTTACCGATTCGCGCGGCCAACTGATGACCGATGTACGTGACGCATTGAACACCGGTACCGGCGAGACCACGGAAGCCGATAACGCCATTGCTTCGGCCGCGGCCCGCGTTGCGGAGGAAACCACCGGCGCTCAGCCGCACGTTAACCCGAACAGTATGGCGGCGCTGGGTATCGAAGTTATCGACGTGCGCATCAAGCAGATTAACCTGCCGACCGAAGTGTCCGACGCCATCTACCAACGTATGCGTGCGGAACGTGAAGCGGTAGCGCGTCGCCACCGTTCGCAGGGTCAGGAAGAGGCCGAGAAGTTAAAAGCGACGGCCGACTACGAGGTAACCCGTACGCTGGCGGAAGCCGAGCGTCAGGGGCGTATTTCACGTGGTGAAGGCGATGCGGAAGCGGCGAAGCTGTTTGCCCAGGCCTTCAGCGAAGATCCTGATTTCTACTCCTTCATTCGTAGCCTGCGCGCTTATGAAAGTAGCTTCAGTTCTAATCAGGACGTGATGGTGCTGAGCCCGGACAGCGATTTCTTCCGCTATATGAAATCGCCGGAAACGACGCTGCGTAATTAA
- a CDS encoding adenylosuccinate synthase, giving the protein MGKNVVVLGTQWGDEGKGKVVDLLTERAKYVVRYQGGHNAGHTLVINGEKTVLHLIPSGILRENVVSIIANGVVLAPDALLKEMTDLEARGVPVRERLLLSEACPLILPYHVALDNAREKARGAKAIGTTGRGIGPAYEDKVARRGLRVGDLFDKQTFAVKLKEIVDYHNFQLVNYYKVEAVDYQKVLDDVLAIADILTGMVVDVSDLLYKAHQRGEFVMFEGAQGTLLDIDHGTYPYVTSSNTTAGGVATGSGLGPRYVDYVLGIVKAYSTRVGAGPFPTELFDDVGDYLTEKGNEFGATTGRRRRTGWLDTVAVRRAVQINSLSGFCMTKLDVLDGLQEVKLCVGYRMPDGSEVDTTPLAAEGWEGIEPIYETLPGWSESTFGVQQRDKLPQAALNYIKRVEELTGVPVDIISTGPDRSETIILRDPFDA; this is encoded by the coding sequence ATGGGAAAGAACGTCGTCGTACTGGGCACCCAATGGGGTGACGAAGGTAAAGGCAAGGTCGTTGACCTGCTGACTGAACGGGCTAAATATGTCGTGCGCTACCAAGGTGGCCACAATGCTGGCCATACTCTGGTTATCAACGGTGAAAAAACCGTTCTTCATTTAATTCCCTCTGGCATTCTGCGTGAAAACGTTGTCAGTATCATCGCCAACGGCGTGGTGCTGGCGCCTGACGCATTGCTGAAAGAAATGACGGATCTTGAAGCGCGCGGCGTCCCGGTACGCGAGCGTTTGCTGCTTTCCGAAGCTTGCCCGCTGATTCTTCCTTATCATGTGGCGTTGGATAACGCGCGTGAAAAAGCGCGCGGCGCGAAGGCCATCGGCACGACGGGGCGCGGCATCGGTCCGGCTTATGAAGATAAAGTCGCCCGTCGCGGGCTGCGCGTCGGCGATCTGTTTGATAAACAAACTTTTGCCGTCAAGCTCAAAGAGATCGTCGACTACCATAACTTCCAGCTGGTTAACTATTACAAAGTCGAAGCGGTCGACTATCAGAAAGTGCTGGATGACGTGCTGGCGATCGCCGACATCCTGACCGGCATGGTGGTTGATGTGTCCGACCTGCTGTACAAGGCGCATCAGCGCGGCGAATTTGTGATGTTTGAAGGGGCGCAGGGCACGCTGCTGGATATCGACCACGGCACCTATCCGTATGTGACCTCTTCGAATACCACCGCCGGCGGCGTGGCGACAGGTTCCGGCCTGGGCCCGCGTTACGTTGATTACGTGCTGGGTATCGTCAAGGCCTATTCCACCCGCGTCGGCGCCGGTCCGTTCCCGACCGAGCTGTTCGATGATGTCGGCGATTACCTCACCGAGAAAGGCAACGAATTCGGCGCCACCACCGGCCGCCGCCGCCGTACCGGCTGGCTGGATACGGTTGCCGTTCGCCGCGCGGTACAGATCAACTCGCTGTCCGGGTTCTGTATGACCAAGCTGGACGTGCTGGATGGCTTGCAAGAAGTCAAACTCTGCGTCGGCTACCGTATGCCGGACGGCAGCGAAGTGGATACCACCCCGCTGGCCGCCGAGGGCTGGGAAGGCATCGAGCCGATCTATGAAACCCTGCCCGGCTGGTCCGAAAGCACGTTCGGCGTACAACAGCGCGATAAACTGCCGCAGGCGGCGCTGAACTACATCAAACGCGTAGAAGAACTGACCGGCGTTCCGGTGGATATTATCTCTACCGGTCCGGATCGCAGCGAAACCATTATCCTGCGCGATCCGTTTGATGCCTGA
- the metK gene encoding methionine adenosyltransferase: protein MAKHLFTSESVSEGHPDKIADQISDAVLDAILEQDPKARVACETYVKTGMVLVGGEITTSAWVDIEEITRRTIRDIGYVNSEMGFDANSCAVLSAIGKQSPDINQGVDRTDPLEQGAGDQGLMFGYATNETDVLMPAPITYAHRLVQRQSEVRKNGTLPWLRPDAKSQVTFLYDDGKIAGIDAVVLSTQHSEDIAQHDLHEAVMEEIIKPVLPAEWLTAGTKFFINPTGRFVIGGPMGDCGLTGRKIIVDTYGGAARHGGGAFSGKDPSKVDRSAAYAARYVAKNIVAAGLAERCEIQVSYAIGVAEPTSIMIETFGTEKISTERLTLLVREFFDLRPYGLIKMLDLLHPIYQDTAAYGHFGREHFPWEKTDKVAQLREDAGL, encoded by the coding sequence ATGGCTAAACACCTTTTTACGTCCGAGTCCGTCTCTGAAGGACATCCTGACAAAATTGCCGATCAGATTTCCGATGCGGTCCTTGACGCCATTCTGGAGCAAGATCCCAAGGCTCGTGTCGCTTGCGAGACTTACGTAAAAACCGGCATGGTGTTAGTCGGTGGTGAAATCACGACCAGCGCCTGGGTAGATATCGAAGAAATTACGCGCCGCACCATCCGCGATATTGGCTACGTTAATTCCGAAATGGGTTTTGACGCCAACTCCTGCGCCGTGCTGAGCGCCATCGGCAAACAATCTCCCGATATCAACCAGGGCGTTGACCGTACCGACCCGCTGGAGCAGGGGGCGGGCGATCAGGGCCTGATGTTTGGCTACGCGACCAACGAAACCGATGTGCTGATGCCGGCGCCGATCACCTACGCCCACCGTCTGGTGCAGCGCCAGTCCGAAGTGCGTAAAAACGGTACGCTGCCGTGGCTGCGCCCGGACGCGAAAAGCCAGGTCACTTTCCTGTATGACGACGGCAAAATTGCCGGTATCGATGCCGTCGTGCTGTCCACCCAGCACTCGGAAGATATCGCTCAGCACGATCTGCATGAAGCGGTGATGGAAGAGATTATCAAACCGGTTCTTCCGGCCGAATGGCTTACCGCCGGCACCAAATTCTTCATCAACCCGACGGGGCGTTTCGTTATCGGCGGCCCGATGGGCGACTGCGGTCTGACCGGGCGTAAAATCATTGTCGATACCTACGGCGGCGCGGCGCGTCACGGCGGCGGCGCGTTCTCCGGCAAGGATCCGTCAAAAGTCGACCGTTCCGCCGCTTACGCCGCGCGCTACGTGGCGAAAAACATTGTCGCCGCCGGTCTGGCCGAACGCTGCGAGATCCAGGTGTCCTACGCCATCGGCGTGGCTGAACCGACCTCCATCATGATCGAAACCTTCGGCACGGAAAAGATTTCAACCGAGCGGCTTACCCTGCTGGTACGTGAATTCTTCGACCTGCGTCCGTACGGCCTCATCAAGATGCTGGATCTGCTGCACCCGATTTATCAGGATACCGCCGCTTACGGTCACTTCGGGCGCGAACATTTCCCATGGGAAAAAACCGATAAAGTCGCACAGCTGCGTGAAGACGCCGGTTTGTAA
- a CDS encoding DUF2065 domain-containing protein — MNATVWMALGLVLIIEGLGPLLFPRIWRRMILAMAQLPDNTLRRFGGGIVVAGCVVYYMLRSRMGG; from the coding sequence ATGAACGCAACCGTATGGATGGCGCTGGGTCTGGTGCTGATTATCGAAGGGCTGGGGCCCTTGCTGTTTCCCCGCATCTGGCGGCGGATGATTTTGGCGATGGCGCAGTTGCCTGATAACACGTTACGGCGTTTTGGCGGCGGAATAGTGGTTGCCGGATGTGTTGTCTACTATATGTTGCGTAGCCGCATGGGTGGTTAA
- the ruvX gene encoding Holliday junction resolvase RuvX, whose product MASRTILAFDFGTKSIGVAIGQEITRTARPLTSFKAQDGVPDWQKVEKLLSEWQPALVVVGLPLNMDGSEQPLTARARKFANRLHGRFGVQIELHDERLSTVEARADLFDRGGFRALDKGSVDAASAVIILESWFEAQNSQP is encoded by the coding sequence ATGGCGAGCCGCACCATTCTCGCCTTTGATTTCGGCACCAAAAGCATCGGCGTGGCTATCGGTCAGGAAATAACGCGCACCGCCCGTCCTCTGACGTCGTTTAAAGCGCAGGACGGCGTACCCGACTGGCAAAAAGTGGAAAAGCTGTTGTCCGAATGGCAACCGGCGCTGGTCGTCGTCGGGCTGCCGCTCAATATGGACGGCAGCGAGCAGCCGCTCACCGCCAGAGCGCGGAAATTCGCCAATCGCCTGCACGGCCGTTTCGGCGTGCAGATCGAGCTGCATGATGAGCGGCTGAGTACGGTGGAAGCGCGCGCCGATCTGTTCGATCGCGGCGGTTTCCGGGCGCTGGATAAAGGCAGCGTGGATGCCGCATCGGCGGTTATTATTCTGGAAAGCTGGTTTGAGGCGCAAAACTCGCAGCCATAG
- the endA gene encoding deoxyribonuclease I produces the protein MLRKTLIIAAVGLGLISAAAFSQNINNFSQAKAAAVEINQGAPGSFYCGCDIKWQGKKGIPDLASCGYQVRKSELRANRIEWEHVVPAWQFGHQRQCWQNGGRKNCSRDPVYREMEIDLHNLQPAIGEVNGDRGNFMYGQWNGGEAQYGRCEMKVDFKNKLAEPPARARGAIARTYFYMRDRYQLRLSSQQTRLFEVWDKQFPVTQWECTRDRRIAAKQGNHNPYVQQACQR, from the coding sequence ATGCTACGCAAAACACTGATTATCGCCGCGGTCGGGCTGGGCCTGATTTCCGCCGCCGCCTTTAGTCAAAACATTAATAATTTCTCGCAGGCAAAGGCGGCGGCGGTAGAGATAAATCAGGGCGCGCCGGGTTCGTTTTACTGCGGTTGCGACATCAAATGGCAGGGGAAAAAAGGCATCCCGGATCTCGCCTCCTGCGGCTATCAGGTAAGAAAAAGCGAGCTGCGCGCCAACCGCATCGAGTGGGAACACGTGGTTCCCGCCTGGCAGTTCGGCCACCAGCGCCAGTGCTGGCAAAATGGCGGCAGGAAAAACTGCAGCCGGGATCCGGTATACCGTGAAATGGAAATCGACCTGCATAACCTGCAACCCGCCATCGGCGAAGTCAACGGCGATCGCGGTAATTTCATGTATGGTCAATGGAACGGCGGAGAAGCGCAGTACGGCCGGTGCGAGATGAAAGTCGATTTCAAAAACAAGCTGGCGGAACCGCCGGCCCGCGCCCGCGGCGCCATCGCCCGTACCTATTTTTATATGCGGGATCGCTACCAGCTGCGTTTATCCAGCCAGCAAACCCGATTGTTCGAGGTCTGGGACAAGCAATTCCCGGTAACGCAGTGGGAGTGCACCCGCGACCGGCGCATCGCCGCGAAACAGGGGAATCACAACCCTTACGTTCAACAGGCTTGCCAGCGATAG
- a CDS encoding YqgE/AlgH family protein, with protein sequence MNLQHHFLIAMPALQDPVFRRSVVYICEHNEDGAMGLIVNKPMEQFTVENVLKKLKIAPTPRDPSIRLDKPVFAGGPLADDRGFILHTPRSGFASSIGISAETMITTSQDVLKTLGTAQQPENTLVALGYSAWDQGQLESELLDNAWLTTPADKEILFHTPIAERWRAAAKKLGVDIHNIAAEAGHA encoded by the coding sequence ATGAACTTACAGCATCACTTTCTCATTGCCATGCCCGCGCTCCAGGACCCGGTATTCAGACGTTCGGTGGTCTATATCTGCGAGCATAATGAAGACGGCGCCATGGGGCTGATCGTCAACAAGCCCATGGAACAGTTCACGGTGGAAAATGTGCTGAAAAAGCTGAAGATAGCGCCAACGCCGCGCGATCCGTCGATCCGCCTGGACAAGCCCGTTTTTGCCGGCGGCCCGCTGGCGGACGATCGCGGATTTATTCTGCATACGCCCCGTTCCGGTTTTGCTTCCAGCATCGGCATTTCAGCGGAGACCATGATCACCACTTCGCAAGACGTGCTGAAGACATTGGGAACCGCGCAGCAGCCGGAAAACACCCTGGTGGCGCTGGGCTATTCCGCCTGGGATCAAGGCCAGTTGGAAAGCGAGCTGCTGGACAACGCCTGGCTGACCACGCCGGCGGATAAAGAGATCCTGTTTCACACCCCGATTGCCGAACGCTGGCGCGCGGCGGCGAAAAAGCTGGGAGTGGATATCCACAATATCGCCGCCGAAGCAGGACACGCCTGA
- the mpl gene encoding UDP-N-acetylmuramate:L-alanyl-gamma-D-glutamyl-meso-diaminopimelate ligase yields MRIHILGICGTFMGGLALLARSLGHQVTGSDANVYPPMSTLLEEQGITLIQGYDPAQLDPAPDLVIVGNAMTRGNPCVEAMLEQGLPYVSGPQWLHDDVLRHRWVIAVAGTHGKTTTAGMVTWILEDCGYQPGFVIGGVPGNFTVSARLGASPFMVVEADEYDCAFFDKRSKFVHYSPRTLILNNLEFDHADIFDDLKAIQKQFHHLVRLVPGSGKIILPANDVHLKQVMAMGCWSEQELVGEDGVWNAKKATTDASEYQVYLNGEQVGEVHWNLVGEHNMHNGLMAIAAAHHVGVLPADACRALGGFVNARRRLELRGSEHGVSVYDDFAHHPTAILATLAALRSKVGGTARILAVLEPRSNTMKMGMCKNELAPSLGRADEVFLFQPQHIPWQVAEVAESCVQPAHWSADVDTLVEMIVKTAQPGDHILVMSNGGFGNIHNKLLDALKNKALAEIAADK; encoded by the coding sequence ATGCGTATTCATATTTTAGGTATCTGCGGCACCTTTATGGGCGGCCTGGCGCTGCTGGCCCGGTCATTGGGGCATCAGGTAACAGGCTCAGATGCGAACGTTTATCCTCCCATGAGTACCTTACTGGAAGAACAGGGAATCACGCTGATTCAGGGGTACGACCCGGCTCAGCTCGATCCCGCGCCCGACCTGGTTATCGTGGGCAATGCGATGACGCGCGGAAATCCCTGCGTCGAAGCCATGCTGGAACAGGGGCTGCCTTATGTCTCCGGCCCGCAGTGGCTGCACGATGACGTCCTGCGCCATCGCTGGGTGATTGCGGTCGCCGGTACGCACGGCAAGACCACCACGGCGGGCATGGTTACCTGGATCCTGGAAGATTGCGGCTACCAGCCGGGGTTCGTGATTGGCGGCGTGCCGGGAAACTTTACCGTCTCGGCGCGTCTGGGCGCCAGTCCGTTTATGGTGGTCGAGGCCGACGAATATGACTGCGCCTTCTTTGATAAGCGTTCCAAGTTCGTTCATTACAGTCCCCGCACCCTTATTCTGAATAATCTGGAATTCGACCACGCCGATATTTTCGACGACCTGAAAGCCATCCAGAAACAGTTCCATCACCTGGTGCGTCTGGTTCCCGGCAGCGGGAAAATCATCCTGCCGGCCAACGACGTTCATCTGAAGCAGGTGATGGCGATGGGATGCTGGAGCGAGCAGGAGCTGGTCGGTGAAGACGGCGTGTGGAATGCGAAAAAAGCGACTACCGACGCCAGCGAATACCAGGTTTACCTGAACGGCGAACAGGTTGGCGAAGTGCATTGGAACCTGGTCGGCGAACACAATATGCACAATGGGCTGATGGCGATTGCCGCGGCGCACCACGTGGGCGTGCTGCCTGCCGATGCCTGCCGCGCCCTGGGGGGATTCGTCAACGCCCGCCGCCGCCTTGAATTACGCGGCTCCGAGCATGGCGTTAGCGTTTATGATGATTTCGCCCACCACCCTACCGCCATACTGGCGACGCTGGCCGCTCTGCGCAGCAAAGTCGGCGGGACGGCGCGCATTCTGGCGGTGCTTGAACCGCGCTCCAACACCATGAAGATGGGGATGTGCAAAAACGAACTCGCGCCGTCGCTGGGCCGCGCCGACGAGGTCTTTTTGTTCCAGCCGCAGCATATTCCCTGGCAGGTCGCCGAGGTGGCGGAATCCTGCGTGCAGCCCGCGCACTGGAGCGCCGACGTCGATACGCTGGTAGAGATGATTGTGAAGACCGCACAGCCGGGCGATCATATTCTGGTCATGAGCAACGGGGGCTTCGGTAACATCCATAATAAACTGCTGGATGCATTGAAGAATAAAGCGCTGGCGGAAATCGCCGCGGATAAATAG
- the fbp gene encoding class 1 fructose-bisphosphatase yields the protein MKTLGEFIVEKQHDFSHATGELTALLSAIKLGAKIIHRDINKAGLVDILGASGISNIQGEVQMKLDLYANEKLKAALKARGEVAGIASEEEDEIVIFEGDRAENAKYVVLMDPLDGSSNIDVNVSVGTIFSIYRRTTPLGVSVTEEDFLQPGNKQVAAGYIVYGSSTMLVYTTGHGVHAFTYDPSLGVFCLSHEKVHFPEKGNMYSINEGNYIKFPLGVKKYIKYCQEQDEATLRPYTSRYIGSLVADFHRNLLKGGIYLYPSTASYPQGKLRLLYECNPMAFLAEQAGGKASDGENRILDIIPDKLHQRSPFFVGTESMVNDVERFIREYPDE from the coding sequence ATGAAAACGTTAGGCGAATTTATCGTCGAAAAACAGCACGATTTCTCTCATGCCACCGGTGAGCTTACCGCGCTGTTGTCAGCGATTAAACTGGGCGCCAAAATTATCCACCGCGATATCAACAAAGCGGGTCTGGTTGATATTTTAGGCGCCAGCGGCATTTCCAATATTCAGGGCGAAGTACAGATGAAGCTCGATCTGTATGCCAATGAGAAGTTGAAAGCGGCGTTAAAAGCGCGGGGCGAGGTCGCCGGCATCGCCTCCGAAGAAGAGGACGAGATCGTCATTTTTGAAGGCGATCGGGCTGAAAACGCCAAATATGTGGTGTTGATGGACCCGCTGGACGGCTCTTCCAACATTGATGTCAACGTATCCGTTGGCACCATCTTCTCCATTTACCGCCGTACCACCCCTTTGGGAGTCTCGGTAACGGAAGAAGACTTCCTGCAACCGGGCAATAAGCAGGTTGCCGCCGGCTATATTGTTTATGGCTCCTCCACCATGCTGGTGTATACCACCGGGCACGGCGTGCATGCCTTTACCTACGATCCGTCTCTGGGCGTATTCTGCCTGTCCCATGAAAAGGTTCATTTTCCGGAAAAAGGGAATATGTACTCCATCAACGAAGGGAATTACATTAAATTTCCTCTGGGCGTGAAGAAATACATTAAGTACTGCCAGGAGCAGGACGAAGCGACGCTGCGCCCTTATACCTCGCGCTATATCGGTTCACTGGTCGCCGACTTCCATCGCAACCTGTTGAAGGGCGGGATTTATCTCTATCCGAGCACCGCGAGCTACCCGCAGGGCAAACTGCGTCTGCTGTACGAATGCAATCCGATGGCGTTTCTGGCGGAACAGGCGGGCGGTAAAGCCAGCGACGGCGAAAACCGTATTCTGGATATTATCCCGGATAAGCTGCACCAGCGTTCGCCTTTCTTTGTGGGAACGGAATCGATGGTGAATGACGTTGAACGTTTTATCCGCGAGTACCCGGATGAGTAA
- the rsmE gene encoding 16S rRNA (uracil(1498)-N(3))-methyltransferase produces MRIPRIFHPETLPLAGGEVTLSEDAANHVGRVLRMNSGQPLQLFDGSNHIFDAEIVLADKKNVRVRVAEGKLEDKESPLRLHLGQVISRGEKMEFTVQKSIELGVNVITPLLSERCGVKLDADRLEKKVAQWRKIAIAACEQCGRNRLPQVRPAMTLEAWCAEQDAALKLNLHPRATQSINTLPLPVNHIRLLIGPEGGLSAAEISMTSEYGFTDILLGPRVLRTETTALTAITALQVRFGDLG; encoded by the coding sequence ATGCGAATCCCGCGCATTTTTCACCCTGAAACGCTGCCGCTCGCGGGCGGCGAAGTTACGCTGAGCGAAGATGCCGCCAACCACGTTGGGCGCGTTCTGCGTATGAACAGCGGCCAACCGTTGCAATTATTCGACGGCAGTAATCACATCTTTGATGCTGAAATCGTGCTGGCGGATAAAAAAAATGTGCGCGTCCGCGTTGCTGAAGGTAAGTTGGAAGATAAAGAGTCGCCGTTACGCCTGCATCTTGGGCAGGTCATCTCCCGCGGCGAAAAAATGGAGTTCACCGTTCAGAAATCCATTGAGCTGGGCGTAAACGTGATTACTCCCCTGCTTTCCGAACGCTGCGGGGTAAAATTGGACGCGGACCGTCTGGAAAAGAAGGTCGCCCAGTGGCGGAAAATCGCCATCGCCGCCTGTGAACAATGCGGCCGCAACCGCCTGCCGCAAGTGCGCCCCGCCATGACGCTGGAAGCCTGGTGCGCCGAGCAGGATGCGGCGTTAAAACTCAATCTGCACCCGCGGGCGACGCAGAGCATTAATACCTTACCGTTGCCGGTAAATCACATTCGGCTGCTGATCGGCCCGGAGGGAGGGCTTTCCGCCGCTGAAATTTCGATGACCTCAGAGTACGGATTTACCGACATCCTTTTGGGGCCGCGCGTATTGCGCACAGAAACCACCGCGCTCACCGCCATTACCGCCTTACAGGTACGTTTCGGCGATCTGGGGTAA
- a CDS encoding SprT family zinc-dependent metalloprotease gives MNTPRIPIAHHQAVMRCLRDKLQLANTALNTHYPEPAVNYQQRGSTAGTAWLQHWEIRLNPVLLQENQQTFIDEVVPHELAHLLVFARFGNVAPHGKEWRWMMEHVLQTPARRTHRFAVQSVQGKTFPYQCDCRQHELTVRRHNRVLRGETEYRCRHCGRTLRFIVTNSI, from the coding sequence ATGAACACACCGAGAATTCCCATTGCCCATCACCAGGCGGTAATGCGTTGCCTGCGCGATAAGCTCCAACTGGCCAATACGGCTTTGAACACCCATTATCCCGAACCCGCGGTCAACTATCAGCAGCGCGGTTCCACCGCCGGCACCGCCTGGCTACAGCACTGGGAAATCCGCCTTAATCCTGTTCTCTTGCAGGAAAACCAGCAAACTTTTATTGATGAAGTCGTCCCGCACGAACTGGCGCATCTGCTGGTATTCGCCCGCTTTGGCAACGTCGCGCCGCACGGCAAAGAGTGGCGTTGGATGATGGAGCATGTATTACAGACGCCCGCCAGAAGAACGCATCGCTTTGCCGTGCAATCCGTGCAGGGTAAAACCTTCCCCTACCAATGCGATTGCCGGCAACATGAGTTAACCGTGCGCCGCCATAACCGCGTGCTGCGCGGCGAAACAGAATATCGCTGCCGGCATTGCGGCAGAACATTACGTTTTATCGTAACAAATTCTATTTAA
- the gshB gene encoding glutathione synthase, translated as MIKLGIVMDPIDAINIKKDTSFAMLLEAQRRGWELHYMEMNDLYLHAGVARAATRRLNVQYDYDGWYDFSGDQDIALEELDVILMRKDPPFDTEFIYATYILERAEEQGTLIVNKPQSLRDCNEKLFTAWFPHLTPDTLVTRSADKLRQFHQKHGDVILKPLDGMGGASIFRLKQDDANVSVIIETLTEHGSRYCMAQNYLPEIKEGDKRVLVVDGEPVPYCLARIPKSGETRGNLAAGGRGEARPLSESDWRIARDVAPTLKRKGLIFVGLDIIGDRLTEINVTSPTCVREIEAAYPDVSITGMLMDAIEKRLAARNS; from the coding sequence ATGATCAAACTCGGTATCGTGATGGATCCTATCGACGCCATCAATATCAAGAAAGACACCAGCTTCGCCATGCTGCTGGAAGCGCAGCGCCGCGGCTGGGAACTGCATTATATGGAGATGAACGATCTCTATCTGCATGCCGGCGTGGCCCGCGCCGCCACCCGCCGCCTGAACGTTCAGTACGACTATGACGGCTGGTATGATTTCTCCGGCGATCAGGATATCGCGCTGGAGGAGCTGGACGTGATTCTGATGCGTAAAGATCCGCCATTCGATACGGAGTTTATTTACGCCACCTATATCCTGGAGCGCGCGGAAGAGCAAGGCACGCTGATCGTCAATAAACCGCAGAGCCTGCGCGACTGCAACGAAAAGCTGTTCACCGCCTGGTTCCCGCATCTGACGCCCGATACCCTGGTGACCCGCAGCGCGGATAAGCTGCGCCAGTTCCACCAGAAACACGGCGACGTGATCCTCAAGCCGCTGGACGGCATGGGGGGCGCCTCGATTTTCCGCCTGAAGCAGGATGACGCCAACGTCTCCGTCATCATTGAAACGCTGACCGAGCATGGCAGCCGCTACTGCATGGCGCAAAATTACCTGCCGGAGATTAAAGAGGGCGACAAGCGCGTGCTGGTGGTGGACGGGGAACCGGTGCCTTACTGTCTGGCCCGTATTCCCAAAAGCGGGGAGACGCGCGGCAACCTGGCCGCCGGAGGACGGGGAGAAGCGCGTCCACTGAGCGAAAGCGACTGGCGCATCGCCCGCGACGTGGCGCCGACGCTGAAGCGGAAAGGCCTGATTTTTGTTGGTCTGGATATCATTGGCGATCGTCTGACGGAAATCAACGTCACCAGTCCGACCTGCGTACGCGAGATCGAAGCGGCCTACCCGGATGTTTCCATCACCGGTATGCTGATGGATGCGATTGAAAAACGTCTGGCTGCGCGCAACAGCTGA